The Nocardia sp. BMG111209 genome includes a window with the following:
- a CDS encoding Rv3235 family protein: protein MSDRQTSRALLPAPAFEPPLERSESGVPESSRVSDISRVFPPFGVSPARQCPTRADLRAAPAVSTGRTPASAEVDVDAVRRFAERAVRIVLETVDGRRPVAQLVPLADPTVVAAVTTVVRTGAAERRLGPAVPVTLEVAVIGPRAAEVFGSYERGGRRFALAARILRGRRGWRLAVLRLR, encoded by the coding sequence ATGTCCGATCGGCAGACGTCCCGCGCGCTGTTGCCCGCACCGGCCTTCGAACCGCCCTTGGAGAGATCCGAATCCGGCGTGCCCGAATCTTCCCGTGTCTCCGATATCTCCCGCGTTTTCCCGCCGTTCGGCGTGTCTCCGGCGCGGCAGTGCCCCACCCGGGCCGACTTGCGAGCCGCCCCGGCGGTATCGACCGGCCGGACTCCGGCGAGTGCCGAGGTCGATGTGGATGCGGTGCGGCGATTCGCCGAGCGGGCCGTGCGGATCGTGCTGGAGACCGTGGACGGCCGTCGACCGGTCGCGCAGCTGGTGCCGCTGGCGGATCCGACCGTGGTCGCGGCGGTGACGACGGTGGTACGCACCGGTGCGGCCGAGCGGCGGCTCGGCCCGGCGGTGCCGGTGACGCTCGAGGTCGCGGTGATCGGCCCGCGGGCCGCCGAGGTGTTCGGCAGTTACGAGCGCGGCGGCCGGCGGTTCGCACTCGCTGCGCGGATTCTGCGCGGACGCCGGGGGTGGCGGCTGGCGGTTTTGCGACTACGGTGA
- a CDS encoding conjugal transfer protein, with protein MLTVAGRTADSGEELLRRMAARRRRDNIVVGVLAVLALLGGGHAILSFFSPPPPGPSDDSTTRIIAHEQLAQSFARDFVVTYLSATSGQQDKLAEYVSTGQQVTLPSIGRQITDGQVVYAARMSASEALDVWTVTVSVRVTRSAMAAAVTGGDKQYYRVAVSVADGRLRALSLPAAVGAPIRGDDLMQGYSTTCSPDTPLTQVAAGFLAAYAAGSGDVARYVTPDSGISALHPSPYSAMDVATVMSDDSGCGASATTAHVLASVNPKADGGVAPSLAYPLTMVRSGGQWQVQAMDSVPYLRNPMTVVTGQQAGRDAAAASSAAKPSASAVQVPPATQN; from the coding sequence GTGCTGACAGTGGCTGGCAGAACTGCGGATTCCGGCGAGGAATTACTTCGCCGAATGGCCGCACGCCGCCGCCGGGACAATATTGTCGTCGGCGTGCTCGCGGTGCTCGCACTACTGGGTGGCGGGCACGCGATTCTCTCCTTCTTCTCGCCGCCGCCGCCGGGTCCGTCCGACGATTCGACGACCCGAATTATCGCGCACGAGCAGCTGGCCCAGTCGTTCGCCCGGGATTTCGTGGTGACGTATCTGAGCGCCACGTCCGGGCAGCAGGACAAGCTCGCCGAGTACGTCAGTACGGGGCAACAGGTCACGCTGCCGTCGATCGGCCGGCAGATCACCGACGGCCAGGTCGTCTACGCCGCGCGGATGTCCGCGAGCGAGGCCCTGGACGTCTGGACGGTGACCGTGTCGGTGCGAGTGACCAGAAGCGCTATGGCTGCCGCGGTCACGGGGGGCGACAAGCAGTACTACCGGGTCGCCGTGTCGGTGGCCGACGGCCGGCTGCGCGCGCTGTCGCTGCCCGCGGCGGTCGGTGCGCCGATCCGCGGTGACGACCTCATGCAGGGTTACAGCACCACCTGCTCGCCCGATACTCCGCTGACCCAGGTCGCGGCGGGCTTCCTCGCCGCCTACGCCGCCGGTTCGGGCGATGTGGCCCGGTACGTGACGCCGGACTCCGGGATCAGCGCCCTGCACCCGTCGCCGTACTCGGCCATGGACGTCGCGACGGTGATGTCCGACGACTCCGGTTGCGGCGCGAGTGCGACGACCGCGCACGTGCTGGCCTCGGTGAACCCGAAGGCCGACGGCGGCGTCGCGCCGTCGCTGGCGTATCCGCTGACCATGGTCCGCAGCGGCGGGCAGTGGCAGGTGCAGGCGATGGATTCCGTTCCCTACCTGCGTAATCCGATGACCGTGGTCACCGGGCAACAAGCCGGACGCGACGCCGCCGCGGCGTCGAGCGCCGCCAAACCGTCGGCCAGCGCGGTACAGGTGCCGCCTGCCACCCAGAACTGA
- a CDS encoding ATP-binding protein — MAFDRDLQPTAAIRGNLQFTHSGLVTANFFINPLGYGLRKASDKYDVKMAHHSLVNNLPNGSLLLGIQARLNTLDVLSKMVEGVDLDECEDYADEVVSSFERVRSIVPQTRIYLLSIPVGAASATGMSTLSRVWRGSTTTIDATALSRAELDAYQDKAEEILSRIGGDFEPTPVPAALFQWLWEHYLSRGAAGDPIAPTRAGTLDDATAAVFRSAALDEGAQADGNHRLRPSFVPVVKVVQPDLEFMPSYQAMLTPHSFPYAGMTFPGGSEFLNVLEGLGNVTVDWGIRVSTRSADQVLKHNETSLRRLGEQMDQRDQEVSFAQNTLMSKAQMLGEYNQHFEVNGAESEVSFTTVVAVGGASRDVTMDAVNTLKRRYKRFQIDLTAPVGAQVDLWSMLIPGSQPRRAFDDYAHIVPSDMWAGFVPFITSQIGDDSGPVIGVNLMSGNFEPIHFGIMEAALHDLSASFAVTGELGSGKSYFLKLIAVLVHDMGGQFLAIDRSQVGEWEHFATSIDDAVIIDLANPTVSLDPLRLFDPRIAGERTLDSLLPLLDLSPTSGAGAAASNLLTPRGVAEHRIHSLLDMFHAVRRLAEDPQYGVEFADLAARMGTVVDRVPVLFDPKLPTLSLNAAATVVRSHNLALPTAEELTTPHLYARLPLTKRLGTALYELVGVAAREAFLTDNGRFGLLVGDEAHHFTQTQVGSAVTSDFSRDGRKHLAAIGLASHDPAADFQGAAHNLIPNRFVFRQRDETLARNCLEWLGVDLNEAPFLLQVLREETSPPIGPGRQVPEERRGEMFMRDALNRIGRGKVLGPARADRAAAITSTPGAMRALDRRA; from the coding sequence ATGGCGTTCGACCGGGATCTGCAGCCGACCGCCGCGATTCGCGGCAATCTCCAGTTCACCCATTCCGGGCTGGTGACGGCGAACTTCTTCATCAATCCGCTGGGGTACGGGTTGCGCAAGGCGAGCGACAAGTACGACGTGAAGATGGCGCACCACTCGTTGGTCAACAATCTGCCGAACGGTTCGCTGCTGCTGGGTATCCAGGCCCGGCTGAACACCCTCGACGTGCTCAGCAAGATGGTCGAGGGGGTGGATCTCGACGAGTGTGAGGACTACGCCGACGAGGTGGTCTCCTCGTTCGAGCGGGTGCGGTCGATCGTGCCGCAGACCCGGATCTACCTGCTGTCGATCCCGGTCGGCGCCGCGAGCGCCACCGGTATGTCCACCCTGTCGCGGGTCTGGCGCGGCAGCACCACCACCATCGACGCGACCGCGCTGTCCAGGGCCGAACTCGACGCGTACCAGGACAAGGCCGAGGAGATCCTGTCCCGGATCGGCGGCGATTTCGAACCCACGCCGGTACCCGCGGCGCTGTTCCAGTGGCTGTGGGAGCACTATCTGTCCCGCGGCGCGGCCGGTGATCCGATCGCGCCCACCCGCGCGGGAACCCTGGACGACGCGACCGCGGCGGTGTTCCGATCCGCCGCCCTCGACGAGGGTGCGCAGGCCGACGGCAACCACCGGCTGCGGCCGTCGTTCGTGCCCGTGGTCAAGGTGGTGCAGCCGGACTTGGAGTTCATGCCCTCCTACCAGGCGATGCTCACGCCGCATTCGTTCCCGTACGCCGGCATGACCTTTCCGGGCGGCAGCGAATTCCTGAACGTGCTCGAGGGACTCGGCAACGTCACGGTCGACTGGGGTATCCGGGTGTCCACCCGGTCGGCCGACCAGGTGCTCAAGCACAACGAGACCAGCCTGCGCCGGCTCGGCGAGCAGATGGATCAGCGTGATCAGGAGGTCTCGTTCGCGCAGAACACGCTGATGTCCAAGGCCCAGATGCTCGGTGAGTACAACCAGCATTTCGAGGTCAACGGCGCGGAGTCGGAGGTCTCCTTCACCACCGTCGTCGCCGTCGGCGGGGCGAGCCGCGACGTCACCATGGACGCGGTGAACACGCTGAAGCGGCGCTACAAGCGTTTCCAGATCGATCTGACCGCACCTGTCGGCGCGCAGGTCGACCTGTGGTCGATGCTGATTCCGGGCAGCCAGCCCCGGCGCGCCTTCGACGATTACGCGCATATCGTGCCGTCGGATATGTGGGCGGGTTTCGTACCGTTCATCACCAGTCAGATCGGTGACGATTCCGGCCCGGTGATCGGTGTCAATCTGATGTCCGGGAATTTCGAGCCGATCCATTTCGGGATCATGGAGGCGGCGCTGCACGACCTGTCCGCGTCGTTCGCGGTCACCGGTGAACTCGGTTCCGGCAAATCGTATTTCCTGAAATTGATCGCGGTGCTCGTGCACGATATGGGCGGGCAGTTCCTGGCGATCGATCGCAGTCAGGTCGGTGAATGGGAGCACTTCGCCACCTCGATCGACGACGCGGTGATCATCGACCTGGCCAATCCCACCGTGTCGCTGGATCCGCTGCGGCTGTTCGATCCGCGCATCGCGGGCGAACGTACGCTGGATTCGCTGCTGCCGCTGCTGGATCTGTCGCCGACCTCCGGGGCGGGCGCGGCCGCCTCGAATCTGCTTACTCCGCGCGGTGTCGCGGAGCATCGGATCCACAGCCTGCTGGACATGTTCCACGCGGTACGGCGACTGGCGGAGGATCCGCAGTACGGCGTGGAATTCGCCGATCTGGCGGCCCGGATGGGCACGGTCGTGGACCGGGTGCCGGTGCTGTTCGATCCGAAACTGCCGACCCTGAGCCTGAACGCCGCCGCGACGGTGGTCCGCAGCCACAATCTCGCGCTGCCGACCGCCGAGGAACTGACCACACCGCATCTGTACGCCCGGCTGCCGCTGACCAAGCGGCTGGGCACCGCGCTGTACGAACTGGTCGGCGTCGCGGCGCGGGAGGCGTTTCTCACCGACAACGGGCGGTTCGGGCTGCTGGTCGGCGACGAGGCGCACCATTTCACCCAGACCCAGGTGGGTTCCGCGGTCACCTCCGATTTCAGCCGTGACGGCCGAAAGCATCTCGCCGCAATCGGTTTGGCCTCGCACGATCCGGCCGCGGACTTCCAGGGCGCGGCGCACAACCTGATTCCCAACCGTTTCGTGTTCCGGCAGCGCGACGAGACGCTGGCGCGCAACTGCCTGGAATGGCTGGGTGTGGATCTGAACGAGGCGCCGTTCCTTTTGCAGGTGCTGCGGGAGGAGACCTCGCCGCCGATCGGTCCGGGCCGTCAGGTACCGGAGGAGCGGCGCGGCGAGATGTTCATGCGGGACGCGCTCAATCGCATCGGGCGCGGAAAAGTGCTGGGGCCGGCGCGGGCCGACCGGGCCGCCGCGATCACGAGTACCCCCGGGGCGATGCGGGCGCTGGATCGACGGGCATGA
- a CDS encoding ROK family protein, which produces MTMLALEIGAAGFAVSRLDDDVDDDDVLRAPAPNRGAWKQCREMLLAAAAGQEVTSVGIGSSGPIDMSAGVIAPSDIPEWQAGFAIVDETRKLFPAAEVRLGIDGVCISLAERNFGAVGQTMDALSISVSHHVTGGVSVGGFAVVGRTGNAGSIGHVLVPGFDDPCDCGSRGCVDAVAGGVAAIRWSRGRGWSGTTPAELVEAAGAGDETALAALVRAGTALGRAISSVAALMDLDLVVVGGLLAQQGSALWQPMQEAVATHARASYLHGLRVVPSPLGEFGVLAGAGVLAVTAVQD; this is translated from the coding sequence ATGACCATGCTGGCTCTGGAGATCGGCGCGGCCGGATTCGCGGTCAGCCGGCTCGACGACGATGTGGACGACGACGACGTCCTGCGTGCTCCGGCCCCCAATCGCGGCGCCTGGAAACAGTGCCGGGAGATGCTGCTCGCGGCGGCCGCCGGTCAGGAGGTGACCTCGGTCGGCATCGGTTCCAGCGGCCCGATCGATATGTCCGCCGGGGTCATCGCGCCCAGCGATATCCCCGAGTGGCAGGCGGGTTTCGCCATCGTCGACGAGACGCGGAAGCTGTTCCCGGCGGCGGAGGTCCGGCTGGGTATCGACGGGGTCTGTATCTCGCTGGCGGAGCGCAATTTCGGTGCGGTCGGTCAGACGATGGACGCGCTGTCGATCTCGGTGTCGCACCACGTCACCGGCGGTGTCTCCGTCGGCGGGTTCGCGGTGGTGGGTCGTACCGGCAACGCGGGCAGCATCGGCCACGTACTGGTGCCGGGCTTCGACGATCCGTGCGATTGCGGCAGCCGGGGCTGTGTGGACGCGGTCGCGGGCGGCGTGGCCGCGATCCGCTGGTCGCGTGGACGAGGTTGGAGCGGAACGACTCCGGCCGAACTCGTGGAGGCGGCGGGCGCCGGTGACGAGACCGCACTCGCGGCGCTGGTCCGGGCCGGAACCGCGCTCGGCCGGGCCATCTCCTCGGTGGCCGCCCTGATGGACCTGGATCTGGTGGTCGTGGGTGGCCTGCTGGCGCAACAGGGTTCGGCGCTGTGGCAGCCGATGCAGGAGGCGGTGGCAACGCATGCTCGCGCCAGTTATCTGCACGGGTTGCGCGTGGTGCCCTCTCCGCTGGGTGAATTCGGCGTGCTGGCCGGCGCCGGTGTGCTGGCGGTGACCGCCGTCCAGGACTGA
- the secA gene encoding preprotein translocase subunit SecA: protein MPALTLTRLLRFGEGRTVKRLAHLADEVIALDDEYAALSDAALRAKTDELRERYADGESLDELLLDAFATAREASWRVLNQKHYKVQIMGGAALHIGNIAEMKTGEGKTLTCVLPAYLNAISGDGVHVVTVNDYLAKRDAEWMGRVHRFLGLSVGVILGGMNPAERRQAYASDITYGTNNEFGFDYLRDNMTHSLDDLVQRGHNFAVVDEVDSILIDEARTPLIISGPADASSKWYAEFARIAPLLKKDVHYEVDIKKRTIGVHEAGVEFVEDQLGIENLYEAANSPLVSYLNNSIKAKELYTRDKDYIVRNGEVIIVDEFTGRILVGRRYNEGMHQAIEAKEGVEIQPENQTLATITLQNYFRLYDKLSGMTGTAETEAAELHQIYSLGVVPIPTNKSMVRKDQADLIYKTEEAKYQAVADDIAERNENGQPVLVGTTSVERSEYLSKLLTRRGIQHNVLNAKFHEQEAQIIAEAGRPGAVTVATNMAGRGTDIVLGGNPDIIADLLLRKQGLDPVETPDEYEAHWLPALERVKEQADADAEAVREAGGLYVLGTERHESRRIDNQLRGRSGRQGDPGESRFYLSLGDELMRRFNGAALESIMTRLALPDEVPIEAKMVSRAIKSAQTQVEQQNFEIRKNVLKYDEVMNQQRTVIYAERQRILAGEDMEGQVQNMISDVVSAYVEGATAEGYVEDWDLDKLWGALKTLYPVSLNHKDLTGENEFGEFDDLSREELQDAILDDAHEAYERREKEIDGLAGSGSMRNLERQVLLTVLDRKWREHLYEMDYLKEGIGLRAMAQRDPLVEYQREGFDMFQGLLDGLKEESVGFLFNLQVEVQQAPPQPAGLPVDPGLRSPVGAGVGGGRPALPSDDEMPTPPDGTAIPAALRARGIDAPTVGGLRYSGPDEGGHAAVHSDAEEYGAPHQADDGRTRRERREAARTEGKPDRAPKSKRRR, encoded by the coding sequence GTGCCTGCGCTGACACTGACGAGGTTGCTACGTTTTGGTGAGGGTCGCACCGTCAAGCGGCTCGCGCATCTGGCCGACGAGGTCATCGCCCTGGACGACGAGTACGCCGCGCTCAGCGACGCGGCGCTGCGGGCGAAGACCGACGAGCTCCGGGAGCGCTACGCCGACGGCGAATCCCTGGACGAGTTACTGCTCGACGCCTTCGCCACCGCGCGCGAGGCGTCCTGGCGCGTACTCAACCAGAAGCACTACAAGGTGCAGATCATGGGCGGCGCCGCTCTGCACATCGGCAACATCGCCGAGATGAAGACCGGTGAGGGCAAGACCCTCACCTGTGTACTCCCGGCCTACCTCAACGCGATCTCCGGCGACGGCGTACACGTCGTCACCGTCAACGACTATCTGGCCAAGCGCGACGCGGAGTGGATGGGCCGCGTGCACCGCTTCCTCGGCCTGAGTGTCGGCGTGATCCTCGGCGGCATGAATCCGGCCGAGCGCCGGCAGGCCTACGCCTCCGACATCACCTACGGCACCAACAACGAGTTCGGCTTCGACTACCTGCGCGACAACATGACCCACTCGCTGGACGATCTGGTGCAGCGCGGGCACAACTTCGCCGTGGTCGACGAGGTCGACTCCATCCTCATCGACGAGGCCCGTACCCCGCTGATCATCTCCGGCCCGGCCGACGCCTCCAGCAAGTGGTACGCCGAATTCGCCCGCATCGCACCGCTTCTCAAGAAGGACGTCCACTACGAGGTGGACATCAAGAAGCGCACGATCGGCGTGCACGAGGCGGGCGTGGAGTTCGTCGAGGATCAGCTCGGCATCGAGAACCTGTACGAGGCGGCCAATTCGCCGCTGGTCAGCTATCTGAACAACTCCATCAAGGCCAAGGAGCTGTACACCCGCGACAAGGATTACATCGTCCGCAACGGCGAGGTGATCATCGTCGACGAGTTCACCGGCCGAATCCTGGTGGGCCGCCGCTACAACGAGGGCATGCACCAGGCCATCGAGGCCAAGGAGGGGGTGGAGATCCAGCCGGAGAACCAGACGCTGGCCACCATCACCCTGCAGAACTACTTCCGCCTCTACGACAAGTTGTCCGGTATGACCGGTACCGCCGAGACGGAAGCGGCCGAGCTGCACCAGATCTACAGCCTCGGCGTGGTGCCGATCCCCACCAACAAGTCGATGGTCCGCAAGGATCAGGCCGATCTGATCTACAAGACCGAAGAGGCGAAGTACCAGGCCGTCGCCGACGACATCGCCGAGCGCAACGAGAACGGCCAGCCGGTGCTGGTCGGTACCACCTCGGTCGAGCGGTCGGAATATCTGTCGAAGTTGCTGACCCGCCGTGGAATTCAGCACAACGTGCTGAACGCGAAGTTCCACGAGCAGGAGGCCCAGATCATCGCCGAGGCCGGTCGGCCGGGTGCGGTGACCGTCGCCACCAATATGGCCGGTCGTGGTACCGACATCGTGCTCGGGGGCAATCCGGACATCATCGCCGACCTCCTGCTGCGCAAGCAGGGCCTGGATCCGGTCGAGACGCCGGACGAGTACGAGGCGCACTGGTTGCCGGCCCTGGAACGGGTCAAGGAACAGGCCGACGCCGACGCCGAGGCCGTGCGCGAGGCCGGCGGCCTGTACGTGCTGGGCACCGAGCGGCACGAGTCCCGCCGTATCGACAACCAGCTGCGCGGCCGCTCCGGCCGGCAGGGCGACCCGGGTGAGTCCCGGTTCTACCTGTCGCTGGGCGACGAGTTGATGCGCCGCTTCAACGGCGCCGCGCTGGAGTCGATCATGACCCGGCTCGCCCTGCCCGACGAGGTGCCGATCGAGGCGAAGATGGTGTCGCGCGCGATCAAGAGTGCGCAGACCCAGGTCGAGCAGCAGAACTTCGAGATCCGCAAGAACGTGCTCAAGTACGACGAGGTGATGAACCAGCAGCGCACCGTGATCTACGCGGAGCGCCAGCGCATCCTGGCCGGCGAGGATATGGAGGGCCAGGTCCAGAACATGATCTCGGACGTGGTCTCCGCCTACGTCGAGGGCGCCACCGCCGAGGGCTATGTGGAGGACTGGGATCTGGACAAGCTGTGGGGTGCGCTGAAGACGCTGTACCCGGTCAGCCTGAACCACAAGGATCTCACCGGCGAGAACGAGTTCGGCGAATTCGACGACCTGTCCCGCGAGGAACTCCAGGACGCGATCCTCGACGACGCGCACGAGGCGTACGAGCGTCGCGAGAAGGAGATCGACGGGCTGGCCGGCTCCGGCAGCATGCGCAACCTGGAACGCCAGGTGCTGCTGACGGTGCTGGACCGCAAGTGGCGTGAGCACCTCTACGAGATGGACTACCTCAAGGAGGGCATCGGCCTGCGGGCCATGGCGCAGCGCGATCCGCTGGTCGAGTACCAGCGCGAGGGCTTCGACATGTTCCAGGGCCTGCTCGACGGGTTGAAGGAGGAGTCGGTCGGCTTCCTGTTCAACCTGCAGGTCGAGGTGCAGCAGGCGCCGCCGCAGCCCGCGGGCCTGCCGGTCGATCCGGGCCTGCGCTCGCCGGTCGGCGCCGGCGTGGGTGGCGGACGGCCCGCCCTGCCCAGCGACGACGAGATGCCCACCCCGCCCGACGGCACCGCGATCCCGGCGGCCCTGCGGGCCCGCGGCATCGATGCCCCGACCGTCGGCGGCCTGCGCTACTCGGGCCCGGACGAGGGCGGGCACGCCGCGGTGCACAGCGACGCCGAGGAGTACGGTGCGCCGCATCAGGCGGACGACGGCCGGACCCGCCGCGAGCGCCGGGAGGCCGCCCGCACCGAGGGCAAGCCCGACCGCGCGCCGAAGTCCAAGCGGCGCAGGTAG
- a CDS encoding MerR family transcriptional regulator yields MAEYTIDELARAADTTVRSVRVYHERGLLPSPDVRGRIGYYSPDHLERLHTISRLLSRGMKLNGIRELLEAWDRGDGLADVLGVADQPPTAPPPDHLAQSAPELPGYLQEALAGSDDPLDAYRLNNPRCGDLATRLVDAGVPVVAAFELVERLRADCERIADDHATELFYHLAGHAYERSERTPRDRTKLETDLAITRMIVTRAVEELVGQAFERRAEIPAPPRPAQ; encoded by the coding sequence GTGGCGGAATACACGATCGACGAACTGGCGCGGGCGGCCGATACCACCGTGCGCAGTGTCCGTGTTTACCACGAGCGGGGCCTGCTGCCCTCCCCCGACGTCCGTGGCCGGATCGGCTACTACAGCCCCGACCACCTCGAGCGGCTGCACACCATCAGCCGGTTGCTCAGCCGGGGCATGAAGCTCAACGGCATTCGCGAGTTGCTGGAGGCGTGGGACCGCGGCGACGGCCTCGCCGATGTGCTCGGTGTGGCAGATCAACCCCCCACCGCTCCCCCGCCGGACCATCTCGCGCAGTCCGCGCCGGAACTGCCCGGCTATCTGCAGGAGGCCCTCGCGGGCAGCGACGATCCGCTGGACGCCTACCGGTTGAACAATCCGCGCTGTGGCGACCTCGCGACCCGCCTGGTCGACGCCGGAGTGCCGGTGGTGGCCGCATTCGAACTGGTCGAGCGGCTGCGGGCGGACTGTGAGCGCATCGCCGACGATCACGCCACCGAGCTGTTCTACCATCTGGCCGGCCACGCCTACGAGCGGTCCGAGCGCACCCCGCGCGACCGCACCAAGCTGGAAACCGATCTCGCCATCACCCGGATGATCGTCACCCGCGCGGTGGAGGAACTCGTCGGTCAGGCCTTCGAGCGCCGCGCCGAGATCCCGGCCCCGCCCCGCCCCGCGCAGTAG
- a CDS encoding GAF domain-containing protein, whose amino-acid sequence MTVETLTPDAMTVASVGDIPREFSGVQRVLQRLLAKTPALYDGLTTAGIGEALQSALARATELDLRVSTGAGPHLLRLRPVFGPTGAVHALRMWLGPVGVRIPEPEAVVGAIWDLPTQTIQLPSGITRMPGIAVEEYAPRMSVAEFFYRTVGFDRHAEVLDLLYDHKPGDKLQFEVNLLAGTGRPGRWRISMRGRDDDRAQGAWWLIEDVTSPTTPVQWPTLERVALREAHRRAGNHLAVLQLEHASISHWLTDPAPWIRWDYLFRPVDVFHPEDRGRLIELGSRLRGGETAEITVRTLNYAGDHTPTSLLLYPYPGYSSRPLTIAEMVRDGDTPAVTLPQRPAPDPDRTPVGYDEQLWHWLAGRMRRSPAY is encoded by the coding sequence GTGACGGTGGAGACCTTGACGCCGGACGCCATGACGGTCGCGTCCGTCGGGGACATCCCCCGCGAATTCTCCGGTGTCCAGCGGGTTCTGCAACGACTGCTCGCCAAGACCCCGGCGCTGTACGACGGTCTCACCACCGCGGGTATCGGCGAGGCGTTGCAGTCCGCGCTCGCTCGGGCGACCGAACTGGATCTGCGAGTGTCCACCGGGGCCGGACCGCATCTGTTGCGGTTGCGACCGGTGTTCGGTCCGACCGGAGCGGTGCACGCGCTGCGAATGTGGCTGGGCCCGGTGGGCGTTCGCATTCCGGAACCCGAGGCGGTGGTGGGTGCGATCTGGGACTTGCCCACGCAGACCATCCAATTACCCAGCGGCATAACCAGAATGCCGGGAATCGCGGTCGAGGAATATGCGCCGCGCATGTCCGTCGCCGAATTCTTCTATCGCACGGTGGGTTTCGATCGGCACGCCGAGGTGCTCGATCTGCTCTACGACCACAAACCCGGTGACAAACTGCAGTTCGAGGTGAATCTGCTCGCCGGAACAGGGCGGCCGGGCCGCTGGCGGATCAGTATGCGCGGGCGCGACGACGACCGTGCGCAGGGCGCGTGGTGGCTGATCGAGGACGTCACCTCGCCGACCACGCCGGTGCAGTGGCCGACTCTGGAACGGGTCGCGCTGCGCGAGGCGCACCGCCGCGCGGGCAACCATCTCGCGGTACTCCAGCTGGAGCACGCCAGCATCTCGCACTGGCTCACCGATCCGGCGCCGTGGATCCGCTGGGACTACCTGTTCCGGCCGGTCGACGTCTTCCATCCGGAGGATCGGGGCCGGCTGATCGAACTGGGCAGCCGGCTGCGGGGCGGCGAAACCGCCGAGATCACCGTGCGCACACTGAATTACGCCGGCGACCACACCCCCACCTCGCTGCTGCTGTACCCGTATCCGGGCTACTCGAGCCGGCCGCTGACCATCGCCGAGATGGTCCGCGACGGCGACACCCCGGCCGTGACGCTGCCGCAGCGGCCCGCCCCCGATCCGGACCGGACCCCGGTCGGCTACGACGAACAGCTGTGGCACTGGCTCGCGGGCCGGATGAGGCGCAGCCCCGCCTACTGA